A genome region from Eretmochelys imbricata isolate rEreImb1 chromosome 8, rEreImb1.hap1, whole genome shotgun sequence includes the following:
- the ARHGAP29 gene encoding rho GTPase-activating protein 29 isoform X2: MLRQNGGSNKRGLGLARLSTSNFFTIANSGNWGMGRSTKSNSLSSISSNSDCYDSPIVDPEYIMQLVNDVRKFADVLLYLKEAILSEENEDCLHHVVHERLGELLRVLKAVISKHQTLNSVDILSAAGTVIAKVKAVNFKEVNEENKRELFSEIFSSIDTLAFTFGNVVSDFLMGDVDNGSSLGVPVSRRSRSFENLSVESVGSLHEREDVQDTGHLRAEEVDSMLLRNDSGIESALSYAKAWSKYAKDVVAWIERKLSLEVECAKNLAKMAETVKAIVGPQDYMPFQSIFINAFQNDIENSQLWQKTAAALQTNKFVQPLVGRKNELDKQRKEIKELWQREQKKMQELEATLRKAKLLYLQRQEEYEKAKSSTSRAEEEHLSSSSSLVKDVSKQLEKKRKLEEEALQKAEEACEHYKASMAEVEEKRNDLESFKSDTLTQLRELVFQCDLTLKAATVNLFQMQHAQVVSLPVNCQTLCENAKLYDPGQQYSEFVKSLPKEDIPIESGSFEIQSSQVDGAFSKQPTNSAHASHGNLSQCSGDFPTQSLEDIGSPSYCRSQKPGEKRSSSSTDIQVRGPPPFRSWSVGNQGGGMCSDSESAGGSSESRSMDSPSASPADFKRRLPRTPSTGTMSSADDLDEREPPSPSDCGLNDLTSEIASSPGPFRNTLLSKAALTHKLRKLRAPSKCRECDSLVVFHGAECEECSLTCHKKCLETLAIQCGHKKLHGRLHLFGVEFAQAAKSVPDGVPFIIKKCTSEIESRALTVKGIYRVNGAKSRVEKLCQAFENGKDLVELSELYAHDISNVLKLYLRQLPEPLILFRLYNEFIGLAKESQNVNEELVMKQTSPRSKKRQSVCIELNRIIIKMKDLLKQLPIPNYNTLQYLVGHLHRVTEQSDENKMSASNLGIIFGPTLIRPRQTDAAVSLSSLVDYPYQARVVELLVTYYEKIFDVSLQPLSTAVQSEENAAPFKTALSTEERAPQQQRKSFIAVKEGILLIPSESKASEMASSFEQLDDSKNKRERSDASVMERISLPLSGTKQDDFGQRSSPSETPATTVLDINIPTPKELGNTVMPVSDKDNELSLSLAEDGCKVNNLLPIKPSRQITKVQLRSPRTKPVIRPVSLPVDRMLPPCVLNERNSGNVGVLSPEKLGRSPTIEEVSETKALPSVNACCRLSCYDTQTLRKTWDKQYKQYDITPRTAMIMTNIPQENRAHESGSACALSSSYIVGNNSVNAILPNKPYTVPVRSARMTTEGNGPDSNPLGAFRPPRTLQPPPGTFYKPPSNNKAKQNEEGSVPNACRAASACSVLAQDNTVKLIRNSALVSGAPGQHANQQKMSSEDLHPVDLKPTYKRLRPKRVQELEHREAHFV, translated from the exons CTGTGAACTTCAAAGAAGTGAATGAAGAAAACAAGAGAGAACtcttcagtgaaatattttcatCTATTGACACACTGGCGTTCACCTTTGGAAACGT TGTTTCAGACTTCCTTATGGGAGATGTAGACAATGGTTCGTCACTGGGAGTTCCTGTATCTCGTAGAAGTCGG TCTTTTGAAAACCTTTCTGTGGAGTCTGTGGGATCACTACATGAACGGGAAGATGTTCAAGATACAG gACATCTTCGGGCTGAAGAGGTCGATAGCATGCTCCTAAGAAATGACAGTGGAATTGAGTCGGCCCTGTCTTATGCTAAAGCTTGGTCAAAATATGCCAAGGATGTAGTCGCATGGATTGAAAGAAAACTTAGCCTGG aagtGGAATGTGCTAAAAACTTAGCAAAAATGGCTGAAACGGTTAAAGCTATTGTTGGACCCCAG GATTACATGCCATTCCAATCCATATTCATAAACGCGTTTCAAAATGATATTGAGAATAGTCAGCTTTGGCAAAAAACAGCAGCTGCTCtccagactaacaaatttgtgcAG CCTCTCGTAGGAAGAAAAAATGAGTTGGATAAACAAAGGAAAGAGATCAAGGAACTTTGGCAGCGAGAACAGAAGAAAATG CAAGAACTAGAAGCTACGCTAAGAAAAGCAAAGCTACTGTACCTGCAGCGTCAAGAGGAGTATGAGAAGGCAAAATCCTCCACCAGTCGTGCTGAGGAAGAACATCTGAGTTCAAGCAGCAGTCTTGTGAAAGATGTCAGCAAACAGTTGGAGAAAAAGCGAAAGCTAGAAGAGGAGGCTCTTCAGAAA gctGAAGAGGCCTGTGAACACTACAAAGCCAGCATGGCAGAAGTTGAAGAAAAGCGAAATGATCTGGAAAGCTTCAAAAGTGATACCTTAACACAGCTTCGGGAACTTGTTTTTCAGTGTGATCTTACCCTTAAAGCT GCAACAGTTAACCTGTTCCAAATGCAGCATGCACAGGTTGTATCTCTTCCAGTTAACTGTCAGACGCTCTGTGAGAACGCCAAGCTCTATGACCCAGGACAGCAGTATTCGGAGTTTGTGAAAAGCTTGCCGAAAGAAGACATTCCCATTGAATCAGGTTCTTTTGAAATTCAGAGTTCCCAGGTCGATGG ggcTTTTAGCAAACAACCAACCAACAGTGCCCATGCATCACATGGAAACTTATCCCAGTGTTCAGGAGACTTTCCCACCCAGTCTTTAGAAGATATTGGAAGCCCATCTTACTGTCGTTCCCAAAAACCTGGGGAGAAGAGGTCTTCCAGCAGCACAGATATCCAAG tgcGAGGACCCCCGCCATTCAGATCTTGGTCAGTTGGCAACCAAGGTGGAGGAAtgtgcagtgactctgaaagtgCAGGAGGAAGCAGTGAATCACGATCCATGGATTCTCCATCTGCTAGTCCAG CGGATTTCAAGAGAAGGCTTCCCCGAACACCGTCTACTGGCACTATGTCATCTGCAGATGATCTTGATGAAAGGGAACCACCTTCTCCTTCAGACTGTG GTTTAAATGATTTAACGTCTGAAATTGCCAGTTCACCAGGACCTTTTAGAAACACTCTTCTGTCCAAGGCAGCTCTAACACACAAGCTGCGAAAGTTGAGGGCTCCATCTAAATGCAGAGAATGTGACAGCCTAGTGGTATTCCATGGGGCAGAATGTGAGGAG TGCTCACTCACTTGCCACAAGAAATGTTTAGAGACTTTAGCTATTCAGTGTGGGCACAAAAAACTGCATGGAAGACTTCATTTGTTTGGGGTGGAATTTGCTCAAGCTGCTAAAAGTGTCCCTGACGGCGTCCCTTTCATCATCAAAAAATGTACCTCTGAAATTGAAAGCAGAGCCTTGACTGTAAAG GGTATCTATCGTGTGAATGGAGCCAAATCAAGAGTTGAAAAGCTTTGTcaagcttttgaaaatggaaaggaCTTGGTGGAACTGTCAGAGCTCTATGCACATGACATCAGTAACGTCCTTAAATTATACCTTCGCCAG CTCCCAGAACCTTTGATTTTGTTTCGGCTTTACAACGAATTCATTGGACTTGCGAAAGAGAGTCAGAATGTTAATGAGGAACTCGTCATGAAACAGACTAGCCCCAGATCAAAGAAAAGACAGTCAGTTTGTATTGAACTGAACAGAATAATCATTAAAATGAAAGATCTCCTCAAACAGCTGCCTATACCAAACTATAACACTCTTCAATACCTTGTAGGACATCTTCATAG AGTGACTGAACAATCtgatgaaaataaaatgtcagcTAGCAATCTTGGCATAATATTTGGCCCAACTCTAATCAGACCACGTCAGACAGACGCCGCGGTTTCTCTCTCTTCACTTGTGGACTATCCATATCAAGCTCGGGTGGTAGAGCTGCTCGTAACTTACTATGAAAAGATCTTTGATGTTTCACTGCAGCCACTCTCAACTGCAGTTCAGTCTGAAGAAAATGCTGCTCCATTTAAAACTGCTTTGTCTACAGAAGAGAGAGCGCCACAGCAGCAAAGGAAGTCATTTATTGCTGTAAAGGAA GGTATCCTGCTAATTCCAAGTGAGAGTAAAGCTTCAGAAATGGCTTCATCATTTGAGCAACTAGATGACAGCAAGAACAAAAGAGAGAGATCAGATGCATCTGTGATGG AACGTATCTCACTGCCACTCTCTGGAACTAAACAGGATGACTTTGGCCAGAGGAGTTCTCCATCAGAAACCCCAGCTACCACAGTTCTGGATATTAATATTCCTACTCCAAAAGAGCTAG GCAATACTGTGATGCCAGTTTCAGACAAAGACAAtgaactgtctctctctctagctgaAGATGGCTGTAAAGTCAATAATTTGCTACCTATAAAACCTAGTCGCCAAATAACCAAAGTTCAGTTACGGTCTCCAAGGACAAAGCCAGTTATTCGTCCTGTGAGTTTACCTGTAGATCGAATGCTTCCTCCGTGTGTTTTGAATGAGAGAAACTCAGGAAATGTAGGAGTTTTAAGTCCAGAAAAGCTTGGCAGGAGTCCTACCATTGAAGAGGTTTCAGAGACTAAGGCACTTCCTTCTGTTAATGCCTGTTGCAGACTTTCTTGTTACGACACACAGACTCTGAGGAAAACTTGGGACAAGCAGTATAAACAATATGATATAACTCCAAGGACAGCAATGATTATGACCAATATACCCCAGGAGAACCGAGCACATGAGAGTGGGAGTGCATGTGCCTTATCTTCATCCTACATTGTTGGTAACAATTCCGTGAATGCCATACTTCCCAATAAGCCATACACTGTACCTGTCAGATCTGCGAGGATGACAACAGAAGGGAATGGTCCAGATTCTAATCCTCTTGGTGCTTTCAGACCACCAAGAACTTTGCAGCCACCACCAGGAACTTTTTATAAACCTCCTTCTAATAACAAAGCTAAGCAAAACGAGGAGGGTTCTGTTCCTAATGCTTGTAGAGCAGCCAGTGCTTGCTCTGTTCTTGCCCAAGATAACACTGTGAAACTGATAAGGAACTCTGCACTTGTATCAGGTGCTCCTGGACAGCATGCAAATCAACAAAAAATGAGCTCCGAGGACCTTCATCCCGTAGACCTGAAGCCCACCTATAAGAGACTAAGACCAAAACGTGTGCAAGAATTAGAACACAGGGAAGCTCATTTTGTATAG
- the ARHGAP29 gene encoding rho GTPase-activating protein 29 isoform X1, which yields MLRQNGGSNKRGLGLARLSTSNFFTIANSGNWGMGRSTKSNSLSSISSNSDCYDSPIVDPEYIMQLVNDVRKFADVLLYLKEAILSEENEDCLHHVVHERLGELLRVLKAVISKHQTLNSVDILSAAGTVIAKVKAVNFKEVNEENKRELFSEIFSSIDTLAFTFGNVVSDFLMGDVDNGSSLGVPVSRRSRSFENLSVESVGSLHEREDVQDTGHLRAEEVDSMLLRNDSGIESALSYAKAWSKYAKDVVAWIERKLSLEVECAKNLAKMAETVKAIVGPQDYMPFQSIFINAFQNDIENSQLWQKTAAALQTNKFVQPLVGRKNELDKQRKEIKELWQREQKKMQELEATLRKAKLLYLQRQEEYEKAKSSTSRAEEEHLSSSSSLVKDVSKQLEKKRKLEEEALQKAEEACEHYKASMAEVEEKRNDLESFKSDTLTQLRELVFQCDLTLKAATVNLFQMQHAQVVSLPVNCQTLCENAKLYDPGQQYSEFVKSLPKEDIPIESGSFEIQSSQVDGAFSKQPTNSAHASHGNLSQCSGDFPTQSLEDIGSPSYCRSQKPGEKRSSSSTDIQAVRGPPPFRSWSVGNQGGGMCSDSESAGGSSESRSMDSPSASPADFKRRLPRTPSTGTMSSADDLDEREPPSPSDCGLNDLTSEIASSPGPFRNTLLSKAALTHKLRKLRAPSKCRECDSLVVFHGAECEECSLTCHKKCLETLAIQCGHKKLHGRLHLFGVEFAQAAKSVPDGVPFIIKKCTSEIESRALTVKGIYRVNGAKSRVEKLCQAFENGKDLVELSELYAHDISNVLKLYLRQLPEPLILFRLYNEFIGLAKESQNVNEELVMKQTSPRSKKRQSVCIELNRIIIKMKDLLKQLPIPNYNTLQYLVGHLHRVTEQSDENKMSASNLGIIFGPTLIRPRQTDAAVSLSSLVDYPYQARVVELLVTYYEKIFDVSLQPLSTAVQSEENAAPFKTALSTEERAPQQQRKSFIAVKEGILLIPSESKASEMASSFEQLDDSKNKRERSDASVMERISLPLSGTKQDDFGQRSSPSETPATTVLDINIPTPKELGNTVMPVSDKDNELSLSLAEDGCKVNNLLPIKPSRQITKVQLRSPRTKPVIRPVSLPVDRMLPPCVLNERNSGNVGVLSPEKLGRSPTIEEVSETKALPSVNACCRLSCYDTQTLRKTWDKQYKQYDITPRTAMIMTNIPQENRAHESGSACALSSSYIVGNNSVNAILPNKPYTVPVRSARMTTEGNGPDSNPLGAFRPPRTLQPPPGTFYKPPSNNKAKQNEEGSVPNACRAASACSVLAQDNTVKLIRNSALVSGAPGQHANQQKMSSEDLHPVDLKPTYKRLRPKRVQELEHREAHFV from the exons CTGTGAACTTCAAAGAAGTGAATGAAGAAAACAAGAGAGAACtcttcagtgaaatattttcatCTATTGACACACTGGCGTTCACCTTTGGAAACGT TGTTTCAGACTTCCTTATGGGAGATGTAGACAATGGTTCGTCACTGGGAGTTCCTGTATCTCGTAGAAGTCGG TCTTTTGAAAACCTTTCTGTGGAGTCTGTGGGATCACTACATGAACGGGAAGATGTTCAAGATACAG gACATCTTCGGGCTGAAGAGGTCGATAGCATGCTCCTAAGAAATGACAGTGGAATTGAGTCGGCCCTGTCTTATGCTAAAGCTTGGTCAAAATATGCCAAGGATGTAGTCGCATGGATTGAAAGAAAACTTAGCCTGG aagtGGAATGTGCTAAAAACTTAGCAAAAATGGCTGAAACGGTTAAAGCTATTGTTGGACCCCAG GATTACATGCCATTCCAATCCATATTCATAAACGCGTTTCAAAATGATATTGAGAATAGTCAGCTTTGGCAAAAAACAGCAGCTGCTCtccagactaacaaatttgtgcAG CCTCTCGTAGGAAGAAAAAATGAGTTGGATAAACAAAGGAAAGAGATCAAGGAACTTTGGCAGCGAGAACAGAAGAAAATG CAAGAACTAGAAGCTACGCTAAGAAAAGCAAAGCTACTGTACCTGCAGCGTCAAGAGGAGTATGAGAAGGCAAAATCCTCCACCAGTCGTGCTGAGGAAGAACATCTGAGTTCAAGCAGCAGTCTTGTGAAAGATGTCAGCAAACAGTTGGAGAAAAAGCGAAAGCTAGAAGAGGAGGCTCTTCAGAAA gctGAAGAGGCCTGTGAACACTACAAAGCCAGCATGGCAGAAGTTGAAGAAAAGCGAAATGATCTGGAAAGCTTCAAAAGTGATACCTTAACACAGCTTCGGGAACTTGTTTTTCAGTGTGATCTTACCCTTAAAGCT GCAACAGTTAACCTGTTCCAAATGCAGCATGCACAGGTTGTATCTCTTCCAGTTAACTGTCAGACGCTCTGTGAGAACGCCAAGCTCTATGACCCAGGACAGCAGTATTCGGAGTTTGTGAAAAGCTTGCCGAAAGAAGACATTCCCATTGAATCAGGTTCTTTTGAAATTCAGAGTTCCCAGGTCGATGG ggcTTTTAGCAAACAACCAACCAACAGTGCCCATGCATCACATGGAAACTTATCCCAGTGTTCAGGAGACTTTCCCACCCAGTCTTTAGAAGATATTGGAAGCCCATCTTACTGTCGTTCCCAAAAACCTGGGGAGAAGAGGTCTTCCAGCAGCACAGATATCCAAG cagtgcGAGGACCCCCGCCATTCAGATCTTGGTCAGTTGGCAACCAAGGTGGAGGAAtgtgcagtgactctgaaagtgCAGGAGGAAGCAGTGAATCACGATCCATGGATTCTCCATCTGCTAGTCCAG CGGATTTCAAGAGAAGGCTTCCCCGAACACCGTCTACTGGCACTATGTCATCTGCAGATGATCTTGATGAAAGGGAACCACCTTCTCCTTCAGACTGTG GTTTAAATGATTTAACGTCTGAAATTGCCAGTTCACCAGGACCTTTTAGAAACACTCTTCTGTCCAAGGCAGCTCTAACACACAAGCTGCGAAAGTTGAGGGCTCCATCTAAATGCAGAGAATGTGACAGCCTAGTGGTATTCCATGGGGCAGAATGTGAGGAG TGCTCACTCACTTGCCACAAGAAATGTTTAGAGACTTTAGCTATTCAGTGTGGGCACAAAAAACTGCATGGAAGACTTCATTTGTTTGGGGTGGAATTTGCTCAAGCTGCTAAAAGTGTCCCTGACGGCGTCCCTTTCATCATCAAAAAATGTACCTCTGAAATTGAAAGCAGAGCCTTGACTGTAAAG GGTATCTATCGTGTGAATGGAGCCAAATCAAGAGTTGAAAAGCTTTGTcaagcttttgaaaatggaaaggaCTTGGTGGAACTGTCAGAGCTCTATGCACATGACATCAGTAACGTCCTTAAATTATACCTTCGCCAG CTCCCAGAACCTTTGATTTTGTTTCGGCTTTACAACGAATTCATTGGACTTGCGAAAGAGAGTCAGAATGTTAATGAGGAACTCGTCATGAAACAGACTAGCCCCAGATCAAAGAAAAGACAGTCAGTTTGTATTGAACTGAACAGAATAATCATTAAAATGAAAGATCTCCTCAAACAGCTGCCTATACCAAACTATAACACTCTTCAATACCTTGTAGGACATCTTCATAG AGTGACTGAACAATCtgatgaaaataaaatgtcagcTAGCAATCTTGGCATAATATTTGGCCCAACTCTAATCAGACCACGTCAGACAGACGCCGCGGTTTCTCTCTCTTCACTTGTGGACTATCCATATCAAGCTCGGGTGGTAGAGCTGCTCGTAACTTACTATGAAAAGATCTTTGATGTTTCACTGCAGCCACTCTCAACTGCAGTTCAGTCTGAAGAAAATGCTGCTCCATTTAAAACTGCTTTGTCTACAGAAGAGAGAGCGCCACAGCAGCAAAGGAAGTCATTTATTGCTGTAAAGGAA GGTATCCTGCTAATTCCAAGTGAGAGTAAAGCTTCAGAAATGGCTTCATCATTTGAGCAACTAGATGACAGCAAGAACAAAAGAGAGAGATCAGATGCATCTGTGATGG AACGTATCTCACTGCCACTCTCTGGAACTAAACAGGATGACTTTGGCCAGAGGAGTTCTCCATCAGAAACCCCAGCTACCACAGTTCTGGATATTAATATTCCTACTCCAAAAGAGCTAG GCAATACTGTGATGCCAGTTTCAGACAAAGACAAtgaactgtctctctctctagctgaAGATGGCTGTAAAGTCAATAATTTGCTACCTATAAAACCTAGTCGCCAAATAACCAAAGTTCAGTTACGGTCTCCAAGGACAAAGCCAGTTATTCGTCCTGTGAGTTTACCTGTAGATCGAATGCTTCCTCCGTGTGTTTTGAATGAGAGAAACTCAGGAAATGTAGGAGTTTTAAGTCCAGAAAAGCTTGGCAGGAGTCCTACCATTGAAGAGGTTTCAGAGACTAAGGCACTTCCTTCTGTTAATGCCTGTTGCAGACTTTCTTGTTACGACACACAGACTCTGAGGAAAACTTGGGACAAGCAGTATAAACAATATGATATAACTCCAAGGACAGCAATGATTATGACCAATATACCCCAGGAGAACCGAGCACATGAGAGTGGGAGTGCATGTGCCTTATCTTCATCCTACATTGTTGGTAACAATTCCGTGAATGCCATACTTCCCAATAAGCCATACACTGTACCTGTCAGATCTGCGAGGATGACAACAGAAGGGAATGGTCCAGATTCTAATCCTCTTGGTGCTTTCAGACCACCAAGAACTTTGCAGCCACCACCAGGAACTTTTTATAAACCTCCTTCTAATAACAAAGCTAAGCAAAACGAGGAGGGTTCTGTTCCTAATGCTTGTAGAGCAGCCAGTGCTTGCTCTGTTCTTGCCCAAGATAACACTGTGAAACTGATAAGGAACTCTGCACTTGTATCAGGTGCTCCTGGACAGCATGCAAATCAACAAAAAATGAGCTCCGAGGACCTTCATCCCGTAGACCTGAAGCCCACCTATAAGAGACTAAGACCAAAACGTGTGCAAGAATTAGAACACAGGGAAGCTCATTTTGTATAG